In Microbacterium sp. SLBN-146, one genomic interval encodes:
- the gcvP gene encoding aminomethyl-transferring glycine dehydrogenase, with amino-acid sequence MLDALGYDSIDALLDRAVPSSIHAAPRETSDIPPAATEAEALAELRALASQNRTARPMIGLGYYDTFTPSVIARNVLENPSWYTAYTPYQPEISQGRLEALINFQTMVTDLTGLTTANASMLDESTAVVEGMLVARRASKAVSNVFVVDADALPQTKALLQARASALGIELVERDFAQGEVLPDGLFGVFVQYPGASGRVWDPSAVFDAAHVAGGLAVAAADLLALTLLRSPGSLGADVAVGTTQRFGVPLGFGGPHAGYMAVRSGLERQLPGRLVGVSVDAAGHPAYRLSLQTREQHIRREKATSNICTAQVLLAVMAAMYAVYHGPDGLRAIATDVSKKAEALAARLRSYGFSLASDSFFDTVRVFVPGTSRRIVDRARERGYQLFWADDASVGVSVDETTTADDLAAVAWAFGLPEGEFAGAGEQGERALPFHDAEPLSAVPAGLARDDEFLTHPVFTSHHSETAMMRYLKQLADRDYALDRGMIPLGSCTMKLNAATEMAAVSWPEFSRMHPFAPEADVRGYLAMVEQLEAWLAEVTGYDAVSLQPNAGSQGELAGLMAIRGYHRANGDTERTVCLIPSSAHGTNAASAVLAGMKVVVVACDEAGNVDLADLRAKIAAHADQLSALMITYPSTHGVYEHDVLEITQAVHDAGGQVYVDGANLNALLGYARFGDLGGDVSHLNLHKTFAIPHGGGGPGVGPVAAKAHLAPYLPSHPLAQRADHAGGYVFEGGPISAAPYGSASILPISWAYVRMMGSRGLRDATAAAVLSANYIAARLRDHYPVLYTGDGGLVAHECILDLRPLREATGVTVDDVAKRLIDYGFHAPTMSFPVAGTLMVEPTESEDLGEIERFIEAMIAIKAEADAVAAGEWPQGDNPLVNAPHTASSVIEGEWEHPYSRSTAVYPVHALVRTKYWPPVRRIDQAYGDRNLVCACPPIEAFA; translated from the coding sequence ATGCTCGACGCGCTCGGCTACGACTCGATCGATGCGCTCCTCGATCGCGCCGTCCCGTCGTCCATCCATGCCGCACCTCGTGAGACGAGCGACATCCCGCCCGCCGCGACCGAGGCGGAGGCACTCGCAGAGCTCCGTGCCCTCGCATCCCAGAACCGCACGGCGCGGCCCATGATCGGCCTCGGCTACTACGACACCTTCACGCCGTCCGTCATCGCGAGGAACGTGCTCGAGAACCCGTCGTGGTACACCGCCTATACGCCGTACCAGCCCGAGATCTCGCAGGGTCGGCTCGAGGCGCTCATCAATTTCCAGACGATGGTCACCGACCTAACGGGGCTCACGACCGCCAACGCATCGATGCTCGATGAGTCGACCGCCGTCGTGGAGGGAATGCTCGTCGCTCGTCGCGCGTCCAAGGCCGTTTCGAACGTCTTCGTCGTCGACGCCGACGCGCTCCCGCAGACGAAGGCACTCCTGCAGGCGCGGGCGAGCGCACTCGGGATCGAGCTGGTCGAACGCGACTTCGCGCAGGGCGAGGTCCTGCCCGACGGCCTCTTCGGCGTGTTCGTCCAGTATCCGGGCGCGTCCGGAAGGGTCTGGGACCCGTCAGCGGTCTTCGACGCAGCGCATGTGGCGGGCGGCCTCGCCGTGGCAGCGGCCGATCTGCTCGCTCTCACTCTCCTGCGTTCGCCCGGCTCCCTCGGGGCGGACGTCGCGGTCGGGACGACGCAGCGCTTCGGTGTGCCGCTCGGCTTCGGCGGTCCGCACGCCGGTTACATGGCGGTCAGGTCGGGCCTCGAGCGTCAGCTTCCCGGTCGGCTCGTCGGCGTGTCGGTGGATGCCGCGGGCCACCCCGCCTACCGCCTGTCGCTGCAGACGCGCGAGCAGCACATCCGTCGTGAGAAGGCGACGTCCAACATCTGCACGGCACAGGTCCTCCTGGCCGTCATGGCAGCCATGTACGCCGTCTATCACGGACCCGACGGGCTGCGAGCGATCGCGACCGACGTCTCGAAGAAGGCGGAGGCGCTCGCCGCGAGGCTCCGCTCGTACGGGTTCTCCCTGGCATCCGATTCCTTCTTCGACACGGTGCGCGTCTTCGTTCCCGGGACGTCACGCCGCATCGTCGACCGGGCACGCGAACGCGGCTACCAGTTGTTCTGGGCCGACGACGCATCGGTGGGCGTGTCGGTCGACGAGACGACGACGGCCGATGATCTCGCCGCCGTCGCGTGGGCGTTCGGGCTCCCCGAAGGCGAATTCGCCGGCGCGGGTGAGCAGGGCGAGCGGGCGCTGCCGTTCCACGACGCGGAGCCGCTCTCGGCTGTTCCGGCGGGTCTCGCGCGGGACGACGAGTTCCTGACACATCCCGTCTTCACGTCGCACCATTCCGAGACCGCCATGATGCGCTATCTCAAGCAGCTGGCCGATCGGGACTACGCCCTCGACCGCGGCATGATCCCGCTCGGCTCCTGCACGATGAAGCTCAACGCCGCGACCGAGATGGCCGCCGTGTCGTGGCCGGAGTTCTCTCGCATGCATCCTTTCGCACCCGAGGCGGACGTGCGCGGCTATCTCGCGATGGTGGAACAGCTCGAGGCATGGCTCGCAGAGGTGACGGGCTATGACGCCGTCTCCCTCCAGCCGAACGCCGGGTCGCAGGGGGAGCTCGCGGGACTCATGGCCATCCGCGGGTATCACCGCGCGAACGGCGACACCGAGCGCACCGTGTGCCTCATCCCGTCCTCGGCCCACGGCACGAACGCCGCATCGGCGGTGCTGGCGGGCATGAAGGTCGTCGTCGTCGCGTGCGACGAGGCGGGGAACGTGGATCTCGCCGACCTTCGCGCGAAGATCGCGGCACACGCCGATCAGCTCTCGGCGCTCATGATCACGTATCCGTCGACGCACGGTGTGTACGAGCACGACGTGCTCGAGATCACGCAGGCCGTCCACGACGCCGGCGGGCAGGTCTACGTCGATGGAGCGAACCTCAACGCGCTCCTCGGCTACGCGCGCTTCGGCGACCTCGGCGGCGATGTGTCGCACTTGAACCTGCACAAGACGTTCGCGATCCCGCACGGCGGAGGGGGTCCCGGCGTGGGCCCCGTCGCGGCGAAGGCCCACCTCGCGCCGTATCTGCCGTCGCATCCGCTCGCCCAGCGCGCCGATCACGCGGGTGGATACGTGTTCGAAGGAGGACCGATCTCGGCAGCGCCGTACGGCTCGGCTTCGATCCTCCCGATCTCGTGGGCGTATGTGCGGATGATGGGCTCGCGGGGGCTTCGGGATGCCACAGCCGCAGCAGTCCTGTCGGCGAACTACATCGCCGCGCGGCTCCGCGATCACTATCCCGTGCTGTACACGGGCGATGGCGGACTCGTCGCGCACGAGTGCATCCTCGACCTGAGGCCCCTGCGTGAGGCGACGGGTGTGACCGTCGACGACGTCGCGAAGCGCCTCATCGACTACGGGTTCCACGCTCCGACGATGTCGTTCCCCGTCGCGGGGACGCTCATGGTCGAGCCGACCGAATCCGAGGACCTCGGCGAGATCGAGCGCTTCATCGAGGCGATGATCGCGATCAAGGCCGAAGCGGATGCCGTCGCGGCGGGCGAATGGCCCCAGGGCGACAACCCGCTCGTCAACGCGCCGCACACGGCCTCGTCGGTCATCGAGGGGGAGTGGGAGCATCCCTATTCCCGATCGACGGCTGTGTACCCCGTGCACGCTCTCGTCCGGACGAAGTACTGGCCTCCCGTGCGGCGCATCGACCAGGCGTACGGCGACCGCAACCTCGTGTGCGCCTGCCCGCCCATCGAGGCCTTCGCCTGA
- a CDS encoding ABC transporter permease, translating into MLTFILRRLGATILVLLVASFIVYNLTAITADPLRELRASNSPNREEQIANRIELLNLDLPPIVRYFSWLGGAAKCVILQCDLGIAFSRSNQQVTDAVGNAAGSTIQLVTAATIIAIIFGLTIGILTALRQYSGFDYTVTFLTFVVYSLPIFWVAVLLKEFGAIRLNAFLSDPEVTVWAILLTGLISGIIFMSVLGGSWKRRLITFGGAFIAAGGLLWFLGITGWFARPQIGIAGIIITGIGAAIGITALSTGLANRRALYSSLIVVGIWGALWYPLQFLFLYVPTGWMLFFLGIAAIGLGILVGVVVGGDGKREAARTAAVVSFITFFVVVVDRVLLVYPDYVDRIPQSGVIATIGSSTPGLRGDMWFQILDGFAHLILPTIALAVVSIAAYTRYARSSLLEVMNQDYVRTARAKGLTERTVVVRHAMRNALIPIATIIAFDIGALIGGAVITETIFAWKGMGALFVDGLNAGDVNLVMGFFVVTGVLAVIFNLIADLLYSALDPRIRVS; encoded by the coding sequence GTGCTGACCTTCATCCTGCGACGACTGGGTGCGACGATCCTCGTCCTCCTCGTCGCATCCTTCATCGTCTACAACCTCACAGCGATCACCGCCGATCCGCTGCGAGAGCTCCGCGCAAGCAACTCGCCCAACCGCGAGGAGCAGATCGCCAATCGGATCGAGCTGCTCAATCTCGATCTGCCGCCCATCGTGCGGTATTTCTCGTGGCTCGGCGGGGCAGCGAAATGCGTCATCCTGCAGTGCGACCTCGGCATCGCCTTCTCGCGAAGCAACCAGCAAGTCACCGACGCGGTGGGCAACGCCGCCGGCTCCACCATCCAGCTCGTGACAGCCGCGACGATCATCGCCATCATCTTCGGGCTCACGATCGGCATCCTCACGGCTCTCCGCCAGTACAGCGGCTTCGACTACACGGTCACTTTCCTGACCTTCGTCGTCTACTCCCTCCCGATCTTCTGGGTCGCCGTTCTTCTCAAGGAGTTCGGCGCCATCCGCCTCAACGCCTTCCTGTCCGATCCGGAAGTCACGGTCTGGGCGATCCTGCTCACGGGACTCATCTCCGGCATCATCTTCATGAGCGTCCTCGGCGGAAGCTGGAAGCGCCGCCTCATCACGTTCGGCGGCGCGTTCATCGCCGCCGGCGGACTTCTCTGGTTCCTCGGCATCACGGGATGGTTCGCGCGTCCTCAGATCGGCATTGCCGGCATCATCATCACGGGCATCGGCGCGGCGATCGGTATCACCGCGCTGTCGACGGGCCTCGCGAACCGGCGCGCCCTCTACTCGTCGCTCATCGTCGTTGGAATCTGGGGCGCCCTCTGGTATCCGCTGCAGTTCCTCTTCCTCTACGTCCCCACCGGGTGGATGCTGTTCTTCCTCGGCATCGCCGCGATCGGACTGGGCATTCTCGTCGGCGTGGTCGTGGGCGGCGACGGCAAGCGGGAAGCGGCGAGGACTGCGGCCGTCGTCAGCTTCATCACGTTCTTCGTCGTCGTCGTCGACCGAGTCCTGCTGGTCTACCCCGACTATGTCGACCGCATTCCGCAGTCGGGCGTCATCGCGACGATCGGATCGAGTACACCTGGTCTGCGCGGAGACATGTGGTTCCAGATCCTCGACGGATTCGCCCACCTCATCCTCCCGACCATCGCCCTGGCGGTCGTGTCGATCGCCGCCTACACGCGGTACGCGCGCTCGAGCCTGCTCGAGGTCATGAACCAGGACTACGTGCGCACGGCTCGTGCGAAGGGGCTCACGGAGCGCACCGTCGTCGTCCGCCACGCGATGCGGAATGCGCTCATCCCGATCGCGACCATCATCGCCTTCGACATCGGCGCTCTCATCGGCGGTGCCGTCATCACCGAGACGATCTTCGCCTGGAAGGGGATGGGCGCGCTCTTCGTGGACGGTCTCAACGCGGGCGACGTGAATCTCGTGATGGGCTTCTTCGTCGTCACCGGCGTCCTCGCCGTCATCTTCAACCTCATCGCGGACCTCTTGTACTCCGCACTCGACCCACGGATCCGGGTGAGCTGA
- the gcvT gene encoding glycine cleavage system aminomethyltransferase GcvT, with translation MTDLRFTPLRERHEALGASFTDFGGWAMPVRYTSDLAEHHAVRTAAGLFDISHMAQFRVVGPDRDAFLAYALAFDPAKLALSKAKYTMILAPTGGIVDDLIVTRNAPDELLVVANAGNRDAVRSALEERRAGFDAEIDELDASLIAVQGPRAQEILEATAGLDHDDALAMGHTLDSLPYYTAMGMRFRNGAVLVSRTGYTGEDGFELSVDSADAGALWDALRDAGEPLGLVPAGLASRDTLRLEAGMPLYGHELSLDVVPAQAGLGRVIPLATKEADFVGRSALERGMPEDAAVLVGLVADGKRAGRAGYAVYAGDTRVGEITSGALSPTLGHPIAMAYVAASVADAETPLTIDVRGTRIAATVSTLPFYKRNAK, from the coding sequence ATGACCGACCTGCGCTTCACCCCTCTGCGCGAGCGCCACGAAGCGCTCGGAGCATCCTTCACCGACTTCGGCGGATGGGCCATGCCCGTGCGCTACACCTCGGATCTCGCTGAGCACCACGCCGTGCGGACGGCGGCGGGTCTCTTCGACATCTCGCACATGGCGCAGTTCCGCGTCGTCGGGCCGGACCGTGACGCGTTCCTCGCGTACGCCCTGGCCTTCGATCCGGCGAAGCTCGCGCTCTCGAAGGCGAAGTACACGATGATCCTGGCGCCGACGGGCGGGATCGTCGACGACCTCATCGTGACGCGCAATGCTCCCGACGAGCTGCTCGTCGTCGCGAATGCGGGAAACCGCGACGCCGTCCGATCAGCGCTGGAGGAGCGCAGGGCCGGCTTCGACGCCGAGATCGATGAGCTCGACGCGTCCCTCATCGCCGTGCAGGGCCCGCGGGCTCAGGAGATCCTGGAGGCGACGGCGGGACTCGATCACGACGACGCGCTCGCGATGGGACACACGCTGGACTCGCTCCCGTACTACACGGCGATGGGTATGCGGTTCCGCAACGGCGCCGTGCTCGTCAGTCGCACCGGGTACACGGGGGAGGACGGGTTCGAACTGAGCGTCGACTCCGCCGACGCAGGCGCGCTCTGGGACGCGCTCCGCGACGCCGGTGAGCCCCTCGGGCTCGTTCCCGCGGGTCTCGCCTCGCGCGACACACTCCGCCTCGAAGCCGGTATGCCGCTCTACGGCCACGAGCTGTCGCTCGACGTCGTCCCCGCCCAGGCAGGCCTCGGCCGCGTCATCCCGCTCGCGACGAAGGAGGCCGACTTCGTGGGCCGCTCCGCTCTCGAACGCGGAATGCCCGAAGACGCCGCCGTGCTCGTCGGCCTCGTCGCCGACGGCAAGCGTGCGGGACGCGCAGGCTACGCCGTCTACGCCGGTGACACGCGCGTCGGCGAGATCACGTCCGGCGCCTTGAGCCCGACGCTCGGCCACCCGATCGCGATGGCGTATGTCGCGGCATCCGTCGCGGATGCGGAGACCCCCCTGACTATCGACGTGCGCGGCACCCGCATCGCCGCGACCGTCTCGACCCTGCCCTTCTACAAGAGGAACGCGAAATGA
- a CDS encoding ABC transporter family substrate-binding protein has translation MKIARLAAGVGIVAAGALVLAGCGNPYQSEVVEGTEITVAYNSGFFHFNDDSSAGNNTANGNVKYMTDTSFGYYDNTPEYVHRTDFGTYEKTSDDPLTVEYEITADAVWSDGVPIDEADLLLQWAAMSGNVDEAFSPAATTGYNLITETPATDDKKITLVYDEPYVDWELVSPLGVSAHGTYALAFPDEYSDVQAAYDTWKDSGEEGDFTAYSDAAKAFAEDAKQKVVDAITDGDTEVLAALGDAWSNAYGYTTLPDSPAAALTSGPYIVDDIVEDQYITIANNPLYTWGPSPKFEKITVRTIADSTTALQALESGELDIWTGQPTSDILEVANGIDTADVQTGVQASHEHIDLTVNNGGPFDPATYGGDEEKALKVRQAFLMTVPREEIVDKIIKPLNPEATVRNTNLVSQADTARYDELVAANGSDAYAEVDIEGAKALLAEAGVTTPIEVGFWYPEGNVRRGQQYELIASSAALAGFQLVDEAEPDWVFTDPSAEPINPHDATLFAWSQTSTAIGGSDQIYACYDDPMAKGGNYNGYCDEEVSDALATLNVTADEATQTELLVTAETGIWSDAVTLPIFQFPGLLVSSDKVTGVEIMPLSPDYFWNFWEWAPADAGE, from the coding sequence GTGAAGATCGCGCGTCTTGCGGCGGGCGTGGGCATCGTGGCGGCAGGAGCACTCGTGCTCGCCGGCTGCGGCAACCCATACCAGTCCGAAGTCGTCGAAGGCACGGAGATCACGGTTGCGTACAACTCGGGATTCTTCCACTTCAACGACGACAGCTCGGCCGGAAACAACACGGCCAACGGCAACGTCAAGTACATGACGGACACCAGCTTCGGGTACTACGACAACACCCCGGAGTATGTCCACCGCACCGACTTCGGCACCTACGAGAAGACCAGCGATGACCCGCTGACCGTCGAGTACGAGATCACCGCCGACGCCGTGTGGTCCGATGGTGTCCCGATCGACGAGGCCGACCTGCTCCTCCAGTGGGCAGCCATGTCCGGCAACGTCGACGAGGCGTTCTCGCCTGCCGCGACCACCGGCTACAACCTCATCACCGAGACGCCGGCCACCGACGACAAGAAGATCACCCTCGTCTACGACGAGCCCTACGTCGACTGGGAGCTCGTGAGCCCCCTCGGCGTCTCGGCCCACGGCACGTACGCGCTCGCCTTCCCGGACGAGTACAGCGACGTCCAGGCTGCGTACGACACGTGGAAGGACTCGGGCGAGGAAGGCGACTTCACCGCTTACAGCGACGCCGCCAAGGCATTCGCCGAGGACGCGAAGCAGAAGGTCGTCGACGCCATCACCGACGGTGACACCGAGGTGCTCGCTGCCCTCGGCGACGCGTGGAGCAACGCCTACGGCTACACCACCCTCCCGGACAGCCCCGCCGCTGCCCTGACGAGCGGCCCGTACATCGTTGACGACATCGTCGAGGATCAGTACATCACCATCGCGAACAACCCCCTCTACACGTGGGGTCCGTCGCCGAAGTTCGAGAAGATCACGGTCCGCACGATCGCGGACTCGACGACCGCCCTCCAGGCTCTGGAGTCGGGCGAGCTCGACATCTGGACCGGCCAGCCGACGTCGGACATCCTCGAGGTGGCCAACGGCATCGACACGGCCGACGTGCAGACGGGCGTCCAGGCGTCGCACGAGCACATCGACCTGACGGTCAACAACGGCGGTCCCTTCGACCCCGCCACCTACGGCGGAGACGAAGAGAAGGCGCTCAAGGTTCGCCAGGCGTTCCTGATGACGGTGCCGCGTGAAGAGATCGTCGACAAGATCATCAAGCCGCTCAACCCCGAGGCGACCGTCCGCAACACGAACCTCGTTTCGCAGGCCGACACGGCGCGCTACGACGAACTCGTCGCGGCGAACGGCTCGGACGCGTACGCCGAGGTCGACATCGAGGGTGCCAAGGCGCTTCTCGCGGAGGCCGGAGTGACGACGCCCATCGAGGTCGGCTTCTGGTACCCCGAGGGCAACGTCCGCCGTGGTCAGCAGTACGAGCTCATCGCCTCGTCCGCTGCTCTCGCGGGCTTCCAACTCGTCGACGAGGCAGAGCCCGACTGGGTCTTCACCGACCCGTCGGCCGAGCCGATCAACCCGCACGACGCGACCCTGTTCGCGTGGTCGCAGACCTCGACCGCCATCGGTGGATCCGACCAGATCTACGCGTGCTACGACGACCCGATGGCCAAGGGTGGAAACTACAACGGCTACTGCGACGAAGAGGTGTCCGACGCACTCGCGACACTGAACGTGACGGCAGACGAGGCGACGCAGACCGAGCTGCTCGTCACGGCCGAGACCGGAATCTGGTCGGACGCGGTCACGCTTCCGATCTTCCAGTTCCCGGGTCTCCTGGTGTCGAGTGACAAGGTCACCGGTGTGGAGATCATGCCGCTGAGCCCGGACTACTTCTGGAACTTCTGGGAGTGGGCCCCCGCCGACGCCGGCGAGTGA
- the gcvH gene encoding glycine cleavage system protein GcvH, with protein sequence MTDLTSLKYTAEHEWVALDGDIATVGITDYAADKLGDVVFVELPEVGATIDAHSIVGEIESTKSVGELYAPLTGDVVEVNDAVVDDPSLVNSDPYGDGWLVKITVDPAAVADLLDRDAYLALTGGDE encoded by the coding sequence ATGACCGATCTCACCAGCCTCAAGTACACCGCCGAGCACGAGTGGGTCGCCCTCGACGGCGACATCGCCACAGTGGGGATCACCGACTACGCAGCGGACAAGCTCGGTGATGTCGTCTTCGTCGAGCTCCCCGAGGTGGGTGCGACCATCGACGCGCACAGCATCGTGGGCGAGATCGAGTCCACGAAGTCGGTCGGCGAACTCTACGCGCCTCTCACGGGAGACGTCGTCGAGGTCAACGACGCCGTCGTCGACGACCCGTCGCTCGTGAACTCCGATCCGTACGGCGACGGGTGGCTCGTGAAGATCACGGTCGACCCCGCGGCGGTCGCCGACCTGCTCGACCGCGACGCCTACCTCGCACTCACGGGCGGTGACGAGTGA
- a CDS encoding ABC transporter permease translates to MSTTIPTGAPQDRGSEQSIEQKAVAGLSQGALVRRRFFRHGGAMAALVVLVLVILLAFTSVGTVIGGTGTLEAGPGGELQINGFRIPGWWPLDWFTQYPVVNGGAPTLSLWPLSLGEHPFGQDTLGKDIFAQVMRGTQQSLTVMFLVGIVSLVIGVLLGSLSGFYRGWVDSLVMRFTDVIIIIPIIVIGSILGRLFGGNAIVFGLFLGILSWTGLARLVRGDFLALREREFVDAARVAGASNARIIFRHILPNAVGVIIVNTTLLMSAAVLIEAALSFLGFGITYPDVSLGQIISEYREAFRTRPWLFWWPGLFIVILALCINFIGDGLRDAFDPRQQGKVSRRKASRAIAAIPSVQAVQMVEGPTSSDDDDVYMDGFSRFPEPEPRVDPVERPGTGPDGDADASGPGSKDGQP, encoded by the coding sequence ATGTCGACCACGATTCCTACCGGAGCCCCGCAGGACCGCGGGAGCGAACAGTCCATCGAGCAGAAGGCCGTCGCAGGCCTCAGCCAGGGCGCCCTCGTCCGCCGACGATTCTTCCGTCATGGCGGCGCCATGGCAGCCCTCGTCGTCCTCGTCCTCGTCATCCTGCTGGCCTTCACCTCCGTCGGCACCGTTATCGGCGGGACAGGAACGCTCGAAGCCGGTCCCGGCGGGGAGCTCCAGATCAACGGCTTCCGCATTCCTGGTTGGTGGCCGCTCGACTGGTTCACGCAGTACCCCGTCGTCAACGGGGGAGCGCCGACTCTGTCGCTGTGGCCGCTGAGCCTCGGCGAGCACCCGTTCGGTCAAGACACGCTGGGCAAGGACATCTTCGCCCAGGTCATGCGTGGAACGCAGCAGTCGCTGACGGTCATGTTCCTCGTCGGCATCGTGTCGCTCGTGATCGGCGTCCTCCTGGGATCCCTCTCCGGTTTCTACCGCGGCTGGGTCGACTCGCTCGTCATGCGCTTCACCGACGTCATCATCATCATCCCGATCATCGTCATCGGCTCGATCCTCGGACGGCTCTTCGGTGGCAATGCGATCGTCTTCGGTCTCTTCCTCGGCATCCTGAGCTGGACCGGTCTTGCGCGACTCGTGCGCGGCGATTTCCTCGCTCTTCGCGAGCGCGAGTTCGTCGATGCCGCCCGCGTCGCGGGCGCGAGCAATGCCCGGATCATCTTCCGGCACATCCTTCCGAACGCCGTCGGCGTCATCATCGTCAACACGACGCTCCTGATGAGTGCCGCCGTGCTGATCGAGGCGGCGCTCAGCTTCCTCGGCTTCGGAATCACGTACCCGGACGTCTCACTGGGTCAGATCATCAGCGAGTATCGCGAGGCGTTCCGCACGCGACCGTGGCTCTTCTGGTGGCCGGGTCTGTTCATCGTGATCCTCGCGCTATGCATCAACTTCATCGGCGATGGGCTCCGCGACGCCTTCGATCCACGCCAGCAGGGCAAGGTCAGCCGACGCAAGGCTTCGCGCGCGATCGCCGCCATCCCCTCAGTCCAGGCCGTGCAGATGGTCGAAGGTCCGACATCGAGCGACGATGACGACGTCTATATGGACGGGTTCAGCAGGTTCCCCGAACCCGAACCGAGGGTCGATCCCGTCGAGCGGCCCGGCACGGGGCCGGATGGCGATGCGGATGCCAGCGGGCCGGGGTCGAAGGACGGTCAGCCGTGA
- a CDS encoding CPBP family intramembrane glutamic endopeptidase — MRVNPALDLPLLERGSGYARSRTRWEIGLVLAVTVGQSALYSVLSLVRALLRPTPIGDQQTQLNPSRDSAAFWDVLYQLLSIFFGLALVALVVFLLWEPGVSALRRIGLDFRRFGGDVGRGILLAALIGVPGLALYAAGRALGITVQVQASPLGAAWWTVPLLVLAALRAGLTEEVIFVGYLFDRLRRLGWGWWTIILSTAALRAAYHAYQGFGAIVGNFAMGVVFGWCYRRWGRVMPLVIAHTVIDIVAFVGYPLAVALWPGLFGPVPTPSVSPTPSGSPTP, encoded by the coding sequence ATGCGCGTGAATCCGGCCCTGGATCTGCCCCTCCTCGAGCGTGGAAGCGGATACGCCCGATCGCGCACACGCTGGGAGATCGGTCTCGTTCTCGCGGTGACCGTCGGACAGTCGGCGCTCTACTCCGTCCTGTCGCTCGTGCGCGCGCTCCTGCGCCCGACTCCGATCGGCGATCAGCAGACGCAGTTGAACCCGTCACGCGACAGCGCGGCGTTCTGGGACGTCCTCTACCAGCTCCTGTCGATCTTCTTCGGCCTCGCCCTCGTCGCCCTCGTCGTGTTCCTGCTCTGGGAACCCGGGGTGAGCGCCCTGCGCCGGATCGGGCTGGACTTCCGTCGCTTCGGAGGCGACGTGGGCCGCGGCATCCTGTTGGCAGCCCTCATCGGCGTTCCGGGGCTCGCCCTGTACGCGGCCGGCCGCGCCCTCGGCATCACGGTGCAGGTCCAGGCATCGCCGCTCGGCGCGGCGTGGTGGACGGTGCCGCTCCTCGTGCTCGCCGCTCTTCGCGCGGGCCTCACGGAGGAGGTCATCTTCGTCGGGTACCTCTTCGATCGCCTGCGTCGCCTCGGGTGGGGATGGTGGACGATCATCCTGTCCACCGCCGCGTTGCGTGCGGCCTACCACGCGTACCAGGGATTCGGTGCGATCGTCGGCAACTTCGCGATGGGCGTCGTGTTCGGCTGGTGCTACCGGCGCTGGGGCCGCGTCATGCCCCTCGTGATCGCCCACACCGTCATCGACATCGTCGCCTTCGTGGGCTACCCGCTCGCCGTGGCGCTGTGGCCGGGCCTCTTCGGGCCGGTCCCCACTCCGAGCGTCTCCCCGACACCGAGCGGCTCCCCCACGCCCTGA